A part of Streptomyces sp. NBC_01235 genomic DNA contains:
- a CDS encoding PadR family transcriptional regulator, which translates to MSLPHAILTALLERPSSGLDLTRRFDRSIGYFWSATHQQIYRELGKLEAEGHIRALPTEQPARGQKKAYEVLPAGRAELARWTAAPQDPKPHRDALLLRLRAAAVVGTAGLEADLRRHLDLHRRQLAEYEEIEKRDFPPGLDSAQSRLQHLVLRAGIELETFWAQWLTEALEELPAVRDTAGRHT; encoded by the coding sequence ATGTCACTCCCGCACGCGATCCTCACCGCCCTGCTCGAGAGGCCCTCGTCGGGGCTGGATCTGACCCGCCGGTTCGACAGGTCGATCGGCTACTTCTGGTCGGCGACGCACCAGCAGATCTACCGCGAGCTGGGAAAACTGGAGGCCGAGGGCCACATCAGGGCGCTGCCGACCGAGCAGCCGGCCCGCGGACAGAAGAAGGCCTACGAGGTCCTGCCCGCGGGCCGCGCCGAACTCGCGCGGTGGACGGCGGCCCCCCAGGACCCGAAGCCGCACCGCGACGCCCTGCTGCTGCGGCTGCGCGCCGCGGCCGTCGTCGGCACCGCGGGCCTGGAGGCCGACCTGCGCCGCCATCTCGACCTGCACCGGCGGCAGCTGGCCGAGTACGAGGAGATCGAGAAGCGCGACTTCCCGCCCGGCCTGGACAGCGCGCAGTCCAGGCTCCAGCACCTGGTCCTGCGCGCGGGCATCGAGCTGGAGACCTTCTGGGCCCAGTGGCTCACCGAGGCTCTGGAGGAACTGCCCGCCGTGCGGGACACAGCCGGACGGCACACCTAG
- a CDS encoding aromatic-ring hydroxylase C-terminal domain-containing protein — protein MAHEHRSTAARAISSRISALRSSIRGGRPVRPPDALIRPDGIVAWAAAPGLPADTAALAAALRTWLGEPHRRMANGQQGEPGQPAGRKCTGHRRGEV, from the coding sequence CTGGCCCACGAACACAGATCCACCGCGGCGCGGGCGATCTCCAGCCGGATCTCCGCCTTGCGCTCCTCCATCAGGGGCGGCCGGCCCGTGCGTCCACCGGATGCGCTCATCCGCCCCGACGGCATCGTCGCCTGGGCCGCCGCCCCGGGCCTGCCCGCAGACACCGCAGCTCTGGCGGCCGCCCTGCGCACCTGGCTCGGCGAACCGCACAGGCGTATGGCGAACGGCCAACAAGGTGAACCTGGTCAACCTGCAGGCAGGAAATGCACCGGGCACCGCAGAGGGGAGGTCTGA
- a CDS encoding TetR/AcrR family transcriptional regulator codes for MGQGVAATTGEQIGQAVGVSARTVRRYFPSKESCVRPLLTAGIDAIATCLREWHPGRPLGDAFARLQSDQCVIVGPDLATVGALVRLTRTEPGLRAVWLRTYDEAEPAFARARALDDRAGLPAGALRPPIQAAMSDAALRAAVEHHAWHADDTTTDPATTRAEPAEAIRSALVAASEGLT; via the coding sequence GTGGGCCAGGGCGTCGCCGCGACCACCGGGGAGCAGATCGGGCAGGCGGTCGGGGTCTCGGCCCGGACCGTCCGGCGGTACTTCCCGAGCAAGGAGAGCTGCGTACGCCCACTCCTCACGGCGGGCATCGACGCCATCGCCACCTGCCTGCGGGAGTGGCACCCGGGCCGCCCCCTGGGAGACGCCTTCGCCCGGCTGCAGTCCGACCAGTGCGTGATCGTCGGCCCCGACCTCGCCACGGTAGGGGCCCTGGTGCGGCTGACCCGCACCGAACCGGGCCTGCGCGCGGTTTGGCTCCGGACCTACGACGAGGCCGAACCGGCCTTCGCCCGCGCCCGCGCTCTCGACGACCGGGCCGGGCTGCCGGCCGGAGCCCTCCGGCCACCCATCCAGGCGGCGATGTCCGACGCGGCCCTGCGCGCCGCCGTGGAACACCACGCGTGGCACGCCGACGACACCACGACGGACCCGGCGACGACGAGAGCCGAGCCGGCAGAGGCCATCCGCTCGGCCCTCGTGGCGGCGTCGGAGGGGCTCACGTAA
- the dhaK gene encoding dihydroxyacetone kinase subunit DhaK: protein MRMLINVPETVVADALRGMAAAHPELTVDVENRVIVRRDAPVAGKVALVSGGGSGHEPLHGGFVGPGMLSAACPGEVFTSPVPDQMLRAAAAVDSGAGVLFVVKNYTGDVLNFDMAAELAEDEGIQIAKVLVNDDVAVTDSLYTAGRRGTGATLFVEKIAGAAAEEGQPLERVEALARQVNENSRSFGVALSACTTPAKGSPTFDLPPGELELGVGIHGEPGRERRAMMTSGEIADFAVHAILEDLTPRNPVLVLVNGMGATPLLELYGFNAEVQRVLAQRGVAVAHTLVGNYVTSLDMAGASVTLCQIDEELLRLWNAPVKTPGLRWGV from the coding sequence GTGAGGATGCTCATCAACGTTCCGGAGACCGTGGTCGCGGATGCGCTGCGCGGGATGGCGGCCGCCCATCCCGAGCTGACCGTCGATGTCGAGAACCGGGTGATCGTGCGGCGGGACGCTCCGGTGGCCGGGAAGGTGGCGCTGGTGTCCGGCGGCGGCTCGGGACACGAGCCGCTGCACGGCGGGTTCGTCGGACCGGGGATGCTCTCGGCGGCCTGCCCCGGTGAGGTGTTCACGTCGCCGGTGCCGGATCAGATGCTGCGGGCGGCGGCGGCCGTGGACAGCGGGGCGGGAGTGCTGTTCGTCGTCAAGAACTACACCGGCGACGTGCTCAACTTCGACATGGCGGCCGAGTTGGCCGAGGACGAGGGCATCCAGATCGCGAAGGTGCTGGTCAATGATGACGTGGCCGTCACCGACAGTCTCTACACGGCCGGGCGGCGCGGTACCGGCGCGACATTGTTCGTGGAGAAGATCGCGGGTGCCGCCGCCGAAGAGGGGCAGCCGCTGGAACGGGTCGAGGCGCTCGCGCGACAGGTGAACGAGAACTCCCGCAGCTTCGGCGTGGCGCTCAGCGCGTGCACGACACCGGCCAAGGGCAGCCCGACCTTCGACCTGCCGCCCGGCGAGCTGGAGCTGGGCGTCGGCATCCACGGGGAACCCGGGCGGGAGCGGCGGGCGATGATGACGTCCGGGGAGATCGCCGACTTCGCGGTCCACGCGATCCTGGAGGACCTGACGCCCCGCAACCCCGTCCTCGTCCTGGTCAACGGCATGGGCGCGACGCCGCTGCTGGAGCTGTACGGCTTCAACGCCGAGGTGCAGCGCGTGCTGGCCCAACGGGGCGTGGCCGTCGCCCATACGCTCGTCGGCAACTATGTGACGTCCCTCGACATGGCGGGCGCCTCGGTGACCCTGTGTCAGATCGACGAGGAGCTGTTGCGGCTGTGGAACGCGCCGGTGAAGACGCCCGGGCTGCGCTGGGGTGTGTGA
- a CDS encoding fibronectin type III domain-containing protein has protein sequence MRRVVLWVVGYGLVAALPCGCAGGGGDDGRAPGAPTGVTAEAGSTTSVHVMWNAVSANPSVSGYEVYRGGTKVGEVRGSAHMLDVVRLTPSTVYVFAVRARDAEGRLGPRSREVRATTPAAAAADRSAPTPPGEVTGRAAGSRAVQLSWTASTDDRKVVSYDVYQGGARIHSVGGAQTATVVTGLRPGTRYSFTVRARDAADNVSPAGPPVRLITAPGDDEGTDTAPAGFRAATRLADGAYYIDLSWVPPRVDGVVTEYQIQLDGQPATSLVWGGTPPRGKATYSFYAGPEAGVGHRVRLRARLPDGTWGAFSAEWAVTTGEHR, from the coding sequence GTGCGACGCGTTGTGCTGTGGGTGGTGGGGTACGGGCTGGTGGCGGCCCTTCCGTGCGGCTGCGCGGGCGGCGGGGGTGACGACGGACGGGCGCCCGGCGCCCCGACGGGGGTCACCGCCGAGGCCGGGAGCACGACGAGCGTGCACGTCATGTGGAACGCGGTCTCCGCGAATCCCTCGGTCAGCGGGTACGAGGTGTACCGGGGCGGCACGAAGGTGGGGGAGGTGCGCGGCTCCGCGCACATGCTGGACGTCGTCCGCCTCACCCCGTCCACCGTGTACGTCTTCGCCGTGCGGGCCCGCGACGCAGAGGGGCGGCTCGGTCCGCGCAGCCGGGAGGTGCGTGCCACCACGCCGGCGGCCGCGGCGGCGGACCGTTCGGCCCCGACTCCGCCGGGCGAGGTGACCGGCCGGGCCGCCGGGAGCCGGGCCGTCCAACTGTCGTGGACGGCGTCCACGGACGACCGGAAGGTGGTGTCCTACGACGTCTACCAGGGCGGTGCGAGAATCCACAGCGTCGGCGGTGCCCAGACGGCGACGGTCGTCACGGGGCTGCGGCCGGGCACGCGCTACTCGTTCACCGTCCGGGCGCGGGACGCGGCCGACAACGTCTCGCCGGCCGGGCCGCCCGTGCGCCTCATCACCGCGCCGGGCGACGACGAGGGGACGGACACCGCGCCGGCCGGCTTCCGAGCGGCCACCCGTCTCGCCGACGGGGCGTACTACATCGACCTGTCCTGGGTGCCGCCCCGCGTGGACGGCGTGGTGACGGAGTACCAGATCCAGCTCGACGGGCAGCCGGCCACCTCGTTGGTGTGGGGCGGGACCCCGCCGCGCGGGAAGGCCACGTACAGCTTCTACGCGGGACCGGAGGCAGGGGTCGGCCACCGGGTGCGTTTGCGGGCCCGGCTGCCGGACGGCACGTGGGGCGCGTTCTCGGCGGAGTGGGCGGTGACTACGGGCGAACACCGGTGA
- a CDS encoding TetR/AcrR family transcriptional regulator: MPADRRTVLADAAIDVLAEAGIRGLTHRAVDRAAHLPPGTTSAYYRTRQALLGALVRRLVALDQAELQAIGEQAPMPRNAGELAAGIAAFVEQRLTGDGRRRSLARYACAIESVHHPELREILVPRENAARQAVRDFLAAQGVADAEDRTVTLLTCVDGLVFDRLVGGGAVSDQEIGGLVAAALR, encoded by the coding sequence ATGCCCGCAGACCGACGTACCGTCCTCGCCGACGCGGCCATCGACGTGCTGGCCGAGGCCGGAATCCGAGGACTGACCCATCGCGCGGTCGACCGGGCAGCACACCTGCCTCCCGGCACCACGTCCGCCTACTACCGCACCCGCCAGGCACTGCTCGGCGCGCTGGTCCGGCGCCTGGTCGCTCTTGACCAGGCAGAACTCCAGGCGATCGGGGAACAGGCGCCGATGCCGCGTAATGCCGGGGAACTGGCGGCCGGGATCGCCGCCTTCGTCGAGCAACGGCTCACGGGGGACGGACGGCGGCGCTCCCTCGCGCGCTATGCGTGCGCCATCGAGAGCGTGCACCACCCCGAGCTGCGGGAGATCCTCGTGCCGCGCGAGAACGCAGCCCGACAGGCCGTTCGCGACTTCCTGGCCGCGCAGGGCGTCGCTGACGCCGAGGACCGTACCGTCACGCTGCTGACCTGTGTGGACGGCTTGGTCTTCGACCGACTGGTGGGGGGCGGAGCGGTGTCGGACCAGGAGATCGGCGGGCTGGTGGCGGCGGCGCTGCGATGA
- a CDS encoding PTS fructose transporter subunit IIA produces the protein MSDEKLVGIVLVSHSAEVAEAVAGLARGLAGGGPAVPLAPAGGTEGGGLGTSAELIAAAAASVDRGAGVAVLADLGSAVLTVKALLAEGDELPATARLVDAPFVEGAVAAVVTAATGADLDAVEAAAADAYTYRKV, from the coding sequence GTGAGTGACGAGAAACTGGTCGGCATCGTCCTGGTGTCGCACAGCGCGGAGGTGGCCGAGGCCGTGGCCGGGCTGGCGCGGGGGCTCGCGGGCGGCGGCCCGGCCGTGCCCCTCGCCCCGGCCGGCGGTACGGAGGGCGGCGGGCTCGGCACGAGCGCCGAGCTGATCGCCGCCGCTGCCGCCTCGGTGGACCGGGGCGCCGGCGTCGCGGTCCTCGCCGATCTGGGCAGCGCCGTCCTCACGGTCAAGGCGCTGCTCGCGGAGGGCGACGAACTCCCCGCCACAGCCCGCCTGGTGGACGCCCCGTTCGTCGAGGGCGCGGTGGCCGCGGTCGTCACGGCCGCGACGGGAGCCGACCTCGACGCGGTGGAAGCGGCGGCCGCGGACGCGTACACCTACCGGAAGGTGTGA
- the dhaL gene encoding dihydroxyacetone kinase subunit DhaL, which yields MLDADFFRRWMTATAASVDREADRLTALDSPIGDADHGSNLRRGFTAVTAALEKEAPGTPGAVLVLAGRQLISTVGGASGPLYGTLLRRTGKALGDAAEVDEGGFAEALRTGVDAVMQLGGAAPGDKTMIDSLVPAVDALPDGFRAARAAAEQGAEATTPLQARKGRASYLGERSIGHQDPGATSAALLIAALDEADGE from the coding sequence GTGCTCGACGCCGACTTCTTCCGCCGTTGGATGACGGCGACCGCCGCGTCCGTCGACCGCGAGGCGGACCGGCTCACGGCCCTCGACTCGCCCATCGGGGACGCCGATCACGGCAGCAACCTCCGACGCGGCTTCACCGCGGTGACCGCGGCGCTGGAGAAGGAGGCACCCGGGACTCCGGGCGCCGTACTCGTCCTCGCGGGGCGCCAGTTGATCTCGACCGTCGGCGGGGCCTCGGGGCCGCTGTACGGCACGCTGCTGCGCCGGACCGGGAAGGCGCTCGGGGACGCGGCCGAGGTGGACGAGGGCGGGTTCGCCGAGGCGCTGCGCACGGGCGTGGACGCCGTGATGCAGCTCGGCGGTGCCGCACCCGGCGACAAGACCATGATCGATTCACTGGTGCCGGCCGTCGACGCCCTCCCCGACGGCTTCCGCGCCGCCCGGGCCGCCGCCGAGCAGGGCGCCGAGGCGACGACACCGCTGCAGGCCCGCAAGGGCCGGGCCAGTTACCTCGGCGAACGCAGCATCGGCCACCAGGATCCCGGTGCCACCTCGGCGGCCCTGCTCATCGCCGCCCTCGACGAAGCCGACGGGGAGTGA
- a CDS encoding IPT/TIG domain-containing protein gives MTLAALAATGATPRPSGETPEDQTERIITGIDAQLSDPGLATQGAWELVWLALSEANANMAYIARSTNGSNEFAVVARGTDADLTDILEDLDVGTVVPFPESGSPKPIAVSKGAMDAFERVVNARSIASPSPNVTLVQALGAALKSATSSPRPTVYLTGHSLGGCIATMLAPYLQAQTWTNQPQFGVITYAAPTAGVQSFVDYFDSVPWVIDERQNNAYDLVPHAWADLGTTAGWYPSPGPQATEEVKLLIGAISKRTKGNVYVQPGTLFPMNTGYTSLAKNLVNKTTQDFLGQVAFQHANSTYLDLVGAPAVPSGPVVTDVTPAFGAPGATVTINGTGFSPDSMVDFGNFACTTRNIDPSGIRITAKVPSGTGVVHVRVTNTLGTSPAVAMGQFAYGGPAPVVVSAVSPTSGKVGTPVTISGSGFADGATVHFKDKASDSVKFVSTGQITATAPGQLDDDQTVNITVTVGKATSPTSPADEFTYTGR, from the coding sequence ATGACCCTGGCTGCCCTTGCAGCCACCGGGGCCACCCCGCGTCCGTCCGGGGAAACCCCGGAGGATCAAACCGAACGAATCATCACCGGCATCGACGCGCAACTGAGCGATCCCGGCCTTGCGACGCAGGGCGCGTGGGAGCTGGTGTGGCTCGCCCTGAGCGAGGCCAACGCCAATATGGCCTACATCGCACGGAGCACCAACGGCTCGAACGAGTTCGCGGTGGTCGCTCGCGGAACGGACGCCGATCTGACCGACATCCTCGAGGACCTCGACGTCGGCACAGTCGTCCCGTTCCCCGAAAGCGGATCGCCGAAGCCCATCGCCGTTTCCAAGGGGGCCATGGATGCGTTCGAACGGGTTGTCAACGCCCGCTCGATCGCCTCACCCTCCCCGAACGTCACGCTCGTTCAGGCGCTCGGCGCCGCGCTCAAGTCGGCGACCTCCTCGCCGCGGCCGACCGTCTATCTGACCGGTCACAGCCTGGGCGGTTGCATCGCCACCATGCTCGCGCCGTACCTGCAGGCACAGACCTGGACGAATCAGCCGCAGTTCGGGGTGATCACCTATGCCGCTCCCACCGCCGGCGTGCAGAGCTTCGTCGACTACTTCGACTCCGTGCCGTGGGTCATCGACGAGCGCCAGAACAACGCCTACGACCTGGTACCGCACGCGTGGGCCGATCTCGGCACCACCGCCGGCTGGTACCCGAGCCCGGGACCGCAGGCGACCGAAGAAGTGAAGCTGCTCATCGGGGCGATCTCCAAGCGCACCAAGGGCAACGTCTACGTCCAGCCCGGCACGCTCTTCCCGATGAACACCGGATACACGAGCCTTGCCAAGAACCTGGTCAACAAGACCACCCAGGACTTCCTCGGCCAGGTCGCCTTCCAGCACGCCAACTCCACCTACCTGGACCTGGTGGGGGCGCCTGCCGTTCCTTCCGGGCCGGTGGTGACCGACGTGACCCCCGCCTTCGGCGCACCGGGCGCCACTGTGACCATCAACGGCACCGGTTTCAGTCCGGACAGCATGGTCGACTTCGGCAACTTCGCCTGCACCACGCGCAACATCGACCCCTCCGGCATCAGGATCACCGCTAAGGTCCCCAGCGGAACCGGCGTCGTCCACGTCCGCGTCACCAACACCCTCGGCACCTCCCCGGCCGTCGCGATGGGGCAGTTCGCCTATGGCGGACCCGCACCTGTGGTGGTCAGTGCGGTCAGCCCGACCAGCGGAAAGGTCGGCACCCCGGTCACCATCAGCGGCTCGGGCTTCGCCGATGGCGCCACCGTGCACTTCAAGGACAAGGCATCCGATTCGGTCAAGTTCGTTTCCACCGGCCAGATCACCGCAACCGCGCCCGGTCAGCTCGACGACGACCAGACGGTGAACATCACCGTGACGGTAGGCAAGGCCACCTCTCCCACCAGCCCGGCCGACGAGTTCACCTACACCGGACGGTAG